The following proteins are co-located in the Microvirga ossetica genome:
- a CDS encoding branched-chain amino acid ABC transporter permease codes for MSTSPARALPFDETRRRGGILSAILSSDLPRSRVLSVILLAILLLLAATPFLFSGSQPVGTAAKICVFIVLVASYDLLLGYSGIVSFAHTMFFGIGGYGIAIALERMGPTWSSAAIGLVAALALSAVLAVAIGLLSLRVRAIFFSMITLAVASAAAVLASQLSDITGGEDGLSFQLPPALRPAFRLFSEPVFGTAINGRLLAYYLVFFVSLLVFLTLLRIVNSPFGRVLQAIRENEFRAEALGYRVVAYRTAASVISALAATIAGALMALWLRYNGPDTTLSFSIMVDILLMVVIGGMGTMYGAVIGAALFVLAQSYLQVLMGAGSAALAGIPVLPNIIHPDRWLLWLGALFVVSVYAFPGGIVGRLRQARR; via the coding sequence ATGAGCACATCCCCTGCCCGCGCCCTTCCCTTCGACGAGACCCGCCGGCGGGGCGGCATCTTGAGCGCGATCCTGTCCTCAGACCTGCCTCGTTCGCGGGTGCTGAGCGTCATTCTCCTTGCCATCCTGCTGCTGCTCGCCGCGACGCCCTTCCTCTTCTCCGGCAGCCAGCCTGTCGGCACGGCGGCCAAGATCTGCGTCTTCATCGTGCTGGTCGCGAGCTACGACCTGCTGCTCGGCTATTCGGGCATCGTTTCCTTCGCCCACACCATGTTCTTCGGCATCGGCGGCTACGGCATCGCGATCGCCCTCGAGCGCATGGGACCGACCTGGAGCTCCGCCGCCATCGGGCTCGTCGCAGCGCTCGCCCTGTCTGCGGTGCTGGCCGTCGCCATCGGCCTGCTCTCGCTCAGGGTGCGCGCCATCTTCTTCTCGATGATCACCTTGGCAGTCGCCTCGGCTGCTGCGGTTCTGGCCTCGCAGTTGTCGGATATCACAGGCGGCGAGGACGGCCTGTCGTTCCAGTTGCCTCCGGCGCTGCGCCCGGCCTTCCGGCTGTTCTCCGAGCCTGTCTTCGGCACGGCGATCAACGGGCGGCTGCTCGCCTATTACCTCGTCTTTTTCGTCTCGCTGCTCGTCTTTCTGACGCTGCTCCGGATCGTGAACTCGCCGTTCGGTCGCGTGCTGCAGGCTATCCGTGAGAATGAGTTCCGCGCCGAGGCGCTTGGCTACCGCGTAGTCGCCTATCGCACGGCCGCCTCCGTCATCTCGGCCCTGGCCGCAACGATTGCCGGCGCCCTCATGGCGCTCTGGCTGCGCTATAACGGGCCGGACACCACCCTCTCCTTCTCGATCATGGTCGACATCCTTCTCATGGTAGTGATCGGCGGCATGGGCACCATGTATGGTGCGGTCATTGGTGCGGCTTTGTTCGTCCTGGCGCAGAGCTACCTGCAGGTGCTGATGGGCGCCGGAAGCGCGGCCCTGGCCGGCATCCCCGTCCTGCCGAACATCATCCATCCCGATCGCTGGCTGCTGTGGCTCGGCGCCCTGTTCGTCGTCAGCGTCTACGCTTTTCCGGGCGGCATCGTCGGGCGCTTAAGGCAAGCGAGGCGATAA
- a CDS encoding PaaI family thioesterase, whose amino-acid sequence MNDPTPKDPDYEARVRASFARQGLMVTLGASLIRVAPGLVEISLPTSNAVSQQHGFVHAGALASIADSAAGYAALTLMPPAAGVLTVEFKINLMAPGIGERITARGNVVKAGRTITLAQTDVFALHEGREKRIALLMATLMTVEGRDGVTS is encoded by the coding sequence ATGAATGATCCGACACCGAAAGATCCCGACTATGAGGCGCGGGTGCGGGCGAGCTTCGCGCGCCAGGGGTTGATGGTGACGCTGGGCGCATCGCTGATTCGTGTTGCTCCCGGCCTCGTGGAAATCTCGCTGCCCACATCCAATGCCGTGTCGCAGCAGCACGGCTTCGTACATGCGGGAGCGCTGGCCAGCATTGCTGATTCCGCCGCCGGTTACGCGGCTCTGACTCTGATGCCGCCCGCTGCAGGGGTTCTCACTGTCGAGTTCAAGATCAATCTCATGGCGCCGGGCATCGGCGAACGCATCACGGCGCGGGGCAATGTCGTCAAGGCTGGGAGAACGATTACCCTCGCGCAGACCGACGTGTTCGCCCTGCATGAGGGTCGAGAGAAGCGGATTGCCCTGCTGATGGCCACCCTCATGACAGTCGAAGGGCGCGACGGTGTAACCAGCTAG
- a CDS encoding IS630 family transposase (programmed frameshift), whose amino-acid sequence MTKSYSLDLRRRVARFVEAGHSCHEAARHFEVSVAFVVRLMAAYRATGSLAAKPEGGWRYSKLDPHREFLLQRVAEKGDITMSQLAAELLVLGTTVTPASISHWFIRQGYSFKKTLRASEQERSDVRQAREHWYTKRQPRMRQEPHRLVFLDETGTSTKMTRLRGRCLKGQRLYAKAPFGHWLTQTFVAGLRYCGLTSPWVIDGPMTRQIFETYVETQLAPTLSKGDVVILDNLPAHKSERAADCLKQRGAWFLFLPPYSPDLNPIEQLFAKIKAHLRKAEARTFDALWRTIGDICDGIEAEECRNYFTNAGYGFV is encoded by the exons ATGACCAAGTCCTACTCGCTGGATCTGCGCCGCCGGGTGGCGCGCTTTGTTGAGGCCGGGCATTCCTGCCATGAAGCCGCCCGCCACTTCGAGGTCTCGGTCGCGTTCGTGGTGCGGCTGATGGCGGCGTATCGGGCCACCGGCAGCCTGGCCGCTAAACCGGAGGGCGGCTGGCGCTACTCCAAGCTCGACCCGCATCGTGAGTTCCTGCTCCAGCGTGTCGCCGAGAAGGGCGACATCACCATGTCCCAACTTGCCGCAGAACTCCTGGTCCTCGGCACGACGGTCACGCCCGCGTCGATCTCGCACTGGTTCATCCGCCAGGGCTACAGCTTC AAAAAAACGCTGCGGGCCAGCGAGCAAGAACGCTCCGACGTGCGCCAGGCCCGCGAGCATTGGTACACCAAGCGCCAGCCGCGCATGCGCCAGGAGCCGCACCGGCTCGTGTTTCTCGATGAGACCGGCACATCCACCAAGATGACGCGTCTGCGCGGCCGCTGTCTGAAAGGGCAGCGCCTGTATGCCAAGGCGCCGTTCGGCCACTGGCTGACCCAAACCTTTGTCGCCGGGCTGCGCTACTGTGGTCTGACGTCTCCTTGGGTGATTGATGGGCCGATGACCCGGCAGATCTTCGAGACCTATGTGGAGACCCAGCTCGCCCCGACCTTGTCCAAGGGCGACGTGGTGATCCTCGACAACCTGCCGGCGCACAAGAGTGAGAGGGCGGCGGACTGCCTGAAGCAACGCGGCGCCTGGTTTCTGTTCCTGCCGCCGTACAGTCCGGATTTGAACCCAATTGAGCAACTCTTCGCCAAGATCAAGGCGCACCTGCGCAAAGCCGAAGCCCGCACCTTTGACGCGCTCTGGCGGACCATTGGGGACATCTGCGATGGGATCGAGGCCGAGGAATGCCGAAACTACTTCACCAACGCAGGTTATGGATTCGTCTGA
- a CDS encoding ABC transporter ATP-binding protein gives MTFGTTTTPALETRGLTIRFGGHVAVNDVSCRFKPGTLTAIVGPNGAGKTTYFNLISGQLKASSGQVIVGGEDITGLAPSARTRRGLGRAFQLTNLFPQLTALENVRLAVQSRADAGWSLFKVWNTRRDLIEQAESVLERVRLSDKRHIAPKALSHGDQRKLEVALLIAMEPKVFMFDEPTAGMSVDEAPTVLELIHDIKQRGDATVLLVEHKMDVVRSLSDRIIVLHNGTLVADGEPAEVIASPVVQEAYLGVEVARD, from the coding sequence GTGACATTCGGAACGACGACGACGCCCGCGCTCGAAACGCGCGGGCTTACCATTCGCTTCGGCGGCCATGTGGCCGTCAACGACGTGTCGTGCCGGTTCAAACCCGGCACGCTCACCGCCATCGTCGGCCCCAACGGTGCCGGCAAGACCACCTATTTCAATCTCATCTCCGGCCAATTAAAAGCCAGTTCGGGGCAGGTCATCGTTGGCGGCGAGGACATCACGGGTCTTGCGCCGTCCGCGCGCACGCGGCGCGGGCTGGGGCGGGCTTTCCAGCTCACCAACCTGTTTCCTCAGCTCACCGCGCTGGAAAACGTGCGCCTTGCCGTGCAGAGCCGCGCCGATGCGGGCTGGTCGCTCTTCAAGGTGTGGAACACCCGACGCGACCTGATCGAGCAGGCCGAGAGCGTCCTGGAACGGGTGCGGCTTTCCGACAAGCGCCACATCGCACCGAAAGCCCTTTCGCATGGCGACCAGCGCAAGCTCGAAGTCGCGCTTCTGATCGCCATGGAGCCGAAGGTCTTCATGTTCGACGAGCCGACCGCCGGCATGAGCGTCGACGAGGCGCCGACGGTGCTCGAACTCATCCACGACATCAAGCAGCGCGGGGATGCCACGGTGCTTCTCGTGGAGCACAAGATGGATGTGGTGCGCTCGCTCTCCGACCGCATCATCGTGCTGCATAACGGCACGCTCGTCGCCGACGGCGAGCCCGCCGAGGTCATCGCCTCGCCGGTGGTGCAGGAAGCCTATCTCGGCGTGGAGGTCGCCCGTGACTGA
- a CDS encoding branched-chain amino acid ABC transporter permease yields the protein MSDMTADTSAATELPRAKMDWLPLLLVPALALLALPFVGSPSTWVTLTVAGLAMGMMIFLMASGLTLVFGLMDIINFGHGVFISLGAYATLLVLGPLAGWAQADSVGLNLALLLLCILCAMTVTGLVGAVFERVIVRPVYGSHLKQILVTMGGLIVTEQAIHAIWGASPIPIPLPQSLRGAFVLGDIVMERFRVVAVVIGLVVFFGMQLLLNRTRIGLLIRAGVENPEMVEALGYRIRRLFVSVFIAGSALAGLGGVMWAFYRQTLTAGMGMEVMVLVFIVIIIGGLGSVGGCFVGSILVALVANYVGFIEPKLALISNILVMALVLIWRPEGLFPVARR from the coding sequence ATGAGCGACATGACCGCTGATACATCGGCCGCCACTGAGCTGCCCCGCGCCAAGATGGACTGGCTCCCGCTGCTCCTCGTTCCGGCCCTTGCGCTCCTGGCGCTGCCTTTCGTCGGCAGCCCCTCGACCTGGGTGACGCTCACCGTCGCCGGGCTCGCCATGGGCATGATGATCTTTCTCATGGCCTCGGGCCTCACCCTCGTCTTCGGCCTGATGGACATCATCAATTTCGGCCACGGGGTCTTCATCTCGCTCGGCGCCTACGCCACGCTTCTCGTCCTCGGTCCCCTGGCCGGATGGGCGCAGGCGGATTCCGTCGGGCTCAATCTCGCGCTTCTGCTGCTCTGCATCCTGTGCGCCATGACGGTGACGGGTCTTGTCGGTGCGGTCTTCGAGCGGGTGATCGTCCGCCCGGTCTATGGCAGCCATCTGAAGCAGATCCTCGTCACCATGGGCGGGCTGATCGTCACCGAGCAGGCGATCCACGCGATCTGGGGCGCCTCGCCGATCCCGATCCCGCTGCCGCAATCCCTGCGCGGCGCCTTCGTTCTCGGCGACATCGTCATGGAGCGCTTCCGCGTCGTGGCTGTTGTCATCGGGTTGGTGGTCTTCTTCGGCATGCAGCTGCTGCTCAACCGCACCCGCATCGGCCTGTTGATCCGGGCCGGCGTCGAGAATCCCGAAATGGTGGAGGCCCTCGGCTACCGCATCCGCCGGCTCTTCGTCAGCGTGTTCATCGCCGGCTCGGCGCTCGCGGGCCTAGGGGGCGTCATGTGGGCCTTCTACCGCCAGACGCTCACTGCCGGCATGGGCATGGAGGTGATGGTGCTCGTCTTCATCGTCATCATCATCGGCGGCCTCGGCTCGGTCGGCGGTTGCTTCGTCGGCTCGATCCTCGTTGCGCTCGTCGCCAATTATGTCGGCTTCATCGAGCCCAAGCTCGCGTTGATCTCCAACATCCTCGTCATGGCCCTCGTCCTGATCTGGCGTCCTGAGGGCCTGTTTCCGGTGGCCCGCCGATGA
- a CDS encoding polyphosphate kinase 2 family protein, producing MADRVQDLIEKLQVKPGAKVKLKDHDPRDKSHFKDEEETKVGTAALAREIDVLQDRLYAEGSRALLVVLQGTDTAGKDGTIRGVFNATGPLGVSVHAFGAPSTLELEHDYLWRVHAACPRRGTIGIFNRSHYEDVLIGRVKKLAPEKIIEQRYDQINDFEKMLVETGTTILKFMLHISKDEQKERLQERLDDPEKRWKFNPGDLEDRKLWDDYQDAYEVMLARCSTSWAPWYVIPADRKWVRNAAIATIVRATLDEMDPQYPKVSWKPRDFEIE from the coding sequence ATGGCGGATCGGGTGCAGGACTTGATTGAAAAGCTCCAGGTGAAGCCGGGAGCGAAGGTCAAGTTGAAGGACCACGATCCGCGGGACAAATCCCATTTCAAGGATGAAGAGGAAACGAAGGTGGGGACGGCGGCTCTCGCACGGGAGATCGACGTCCTCCAGGACCGTCTCTATGCGGAAGGCTCGCGCGCCCTGCTGGTTGTCCTGCAGGGCACGGACACCGCCGGCAAGGACGGCACCATCCGGGGCGTCTTCAACGCGACAGGTCCCCTCGGCGTCTCGGTCCATGCCTTCGGCGCGCCTTCGACGCTCGAACTGGAGCACGACTACCTCTGGCGCGTCCATGCCGCCTGCCCGCGACGCGGCACCATCGGCATCTTCAACCGCTCGCATTACGAGGACGTCCTGATCGGCAGGGTCAAGAAGCTCGCGCCGGAAAAGATCATCGAGCAGCGCTACGACCAGATCAACGACTTCGAAAAGATGCTCGTCGAGACCGGCACGACGATCCTGAAATTCATGCTGCATATTTCCAAGGACGAGCAGAAGGAAAGGCTTCAGGAGCGCCTCGACGATCCGGAGAAGCGCTGGAAGTTCAACCCCGGCGACCTCGAGGACCGGAAGCTTTGGGACGATTACCAGGATGCCTACGAGGTCATGCTCGCGCGGTGTTCGACGTCATGGGCGCCCTGGTACGTGATCCCGGCCGACCGCAAATGGGTGCGCAACGCGGCCATCGCGACCATCGTCCGCGCAACGCTCGACGAGATGGATCCGCAATATCCGAAGGTCTCCTGGAAGCCGAGAGATTTCGAGATCGAATAA
- a CDS encoding glutathione S-transferase family protein, whose product MLALYYYPGNASLLPHMMLREIGVEFELRLVDRGQNAQKSAEYLKLNPSGRIPVLVDGDLVLFETAAVALYLADRFPEAGLAPASGTAERAAFYRWMIHLTNTPQVEYRAWFYPHEHVIDEAAAPSVKEAAGQRLDRMFDVISQQLGDKTWLLGERFSAADLFLFMLIRWGRGMPRPPRSIPNLNAFAERVLARPAVQKALDAEGIKAPVF is encoded by the coding sequence ATGCTTGCTCTCTACTATTATCCCGGCAACGCCAGCCTGCTGCCGCACATGATGCTGCGGGAGATCGGGGTGGAATTCGAGCTGCGCCTCGTGGATCGCGGGCAGAACGCCCAGAAGAGTGCCGAGTATCTCAAGCTTAATCCGAGCGGCCGCATACCGGTTCTGGTGGATGGCGACCTCGTCCTGTTCGAAACCGCCGCCGTCGCTCTGTATCTCGCCGACAGATTCCCGGAGGCAGGGCTTGCTCCTGCGTCCGGAACGGCGGAGCGGGCAGCGTTCTACAGGTGGATGATCCACCTGACGAACACGCCGCAGGTCGAGTATCGCGCCTGGTTCTATCCGCATGAACATGTGATTGACGAGGCAGCCGCGCCGAGTGTCAAGGAAGCTGCCGGGCAGCGCCTCGACCGCATGTTCGACGTGATTTCGCAGCAGCTCGGCGACAAAACATGGCTTCTCGGCGAGCGCTTCTCCGCTGCCGATCTGTTCCTGTTCATGCTGATCCGCTGGGGGCGTGGCATGCCGCGACCGCCGCGCAGCATCCCGAACCTGAACGCCTTCGCGGAACGGGTGCTGGCCCGGCCGGCCGTTCAGAAGGCTCTCGATGCGGAAGGGATCAAGGCTCCCGTTTTCTGA
- a CDS encoding substrate-binding domain-containing protein — MRLKLTITAAAAGIFFASAAFAQDIKIALIAGKTGPLEAYAKQTEAGFMMGLEYLTKGTMAVGGRKINVIVKDDQLKADLAKTLLEQAYNDDDVDLAVGTTSSAAALAMLPVAEENGKVLIVEPAVADAITGEKWNRFIFRTARNSTQDAYGAAAAVPASGDVSIATLAQDYAFGKDGVSALKNALAQIRPNAKVVFEEYAPQNATDFTASAQRIFDALKDKPGKKIINIIWAGQHPLPKIADLKPERFGIEVAPGGNILPAMQIYKNYPGMEGAVYYYYAFPKNAMNDWLVAEHQKRYNAPPDFFTAGGFAAASAAVTAIQKAGGTDTEKLITAMEGMTFETPKGPMTFRKEDHQALQDMYHFKVKANGKDANDLLDLVATIPADKMPIPVRNKR; from the coding sequence ATGCGTCTGAAGCTCACGATTACTGCCGCTGCGGCAGGAATTTTCTTTGCCTCCGCAGCCTTCGCGCAAGACATCAAGATCGCTCTGATCGCCGGCAAGACCGGACCGCTCGAGGCTTATGCCAAGCAGACCGAAGCCGGCTTCATGATGGGGCTCGAATATCTCACCAAAGGCACGATGGCGGTGGGCGGCCGCAAGATCAACGTGATCGTGAAGGACGATCAGCTCAAGGCCGATCTCGCCAAGACCTTGCTCGAGCAGGCCTATAACGACGATGACGTGGATCTTGCCGTCGGCACCACATCGTCTGCCGCGGCCCTCGCGATGCTGCCGGTGGCCGAGGAGAACGGCAAGGTGCTGATCGTGGAGCCTGCGGTCGCCGATGCGATCACCGGCGAGAAGTGGAACCGCTTCATCTTCCGCACCGCACGCAACTCGACCCAGGACGCCTATGGCGCCGCCGCGGCCGTTCCGGCGAGCGGCGACGTGTCCATCGCCACGCTCGCGCAGGATTATGCCTTCGGCAAGGACGGCGTTTCGGCCCTCAAGAACGCCCTCGCCCAGATCCGTCCGAATGCGAAGGTGGTGTTCGAGGAATACGCTCCGCAGAACGCCACGGACTTCACCGCGTCCGCGCAGCGCATCTTCGACGCGCTCAAGGACAAGCCGGGCAAGAAGATCATCAACATCATCTGGGCCGGCCAGCATCCGCTGCCGAAGATCGCCGACCTGAAGCCGGAGCGTTTCGGCATCGAGGTCGCGCCCGGCGGCAATATCCTGCCGGCCATGCAGATCTACAAGAATTATCCCGGCATGGAAGGCGCGGTGTATTACTACTATGCCTTCCCCAAGAACGCGATGAACGACTGGCTCGTGGCCGAGCACCAGAAGCGCTACAACGCGCCGCCGGACTTCTTCACCGCCGGCGGCTTCGCAGCCGCATCCGCCGCCGTTACGGCCATTCAGAAGGCTGGCGGCACCGACACCGAGAAGCTGATCACGGCAATGGAAGGCATGACTTTCGAGACGCCGAAGGGGCCTATGACCTTCCGCAAGGAAGACCATCAGGCCCTGCAGGACATGTATCACTTCAAGGTCAAGGCCAACGGCAAGGACGCGAACGACCTGCTCGATCTCGTCGCCACCATCCCGGCCGACAAGATGCCGATCCCGGTTCGCAACAAGCGCTAA
- a CDS encoding universal stress protein, which translates to MKSILVPIEDHGIVEPQLETALQLARMFDGYVEGIAITPDYPVVLPVDIAIGVPSPITPENRLEMARACRERFEAFMTTKQISRSVAGVTGPSFGWRQDGLMEDAFLGAYGRVFDIAVVGRPDGSNGQTRLSTVEAALFETGRPVLIAPPVPTRTFGETAVIAWNRSTETARAVLGSMPLLKKARRIVVLELDDWGVPGPSGSELARHLRMHDLPAETVMAPDPSNRPGETILTEATALGCDLLVKGAYTQSRLRQMFFGGATSHILSNTAMPVLMAH; encoded by the coding sequence ATGAAAAGCATTCTCGTTCCGATCGAAGACCACGGCATCGTCGAACCCCAGCTGGAGACTGCCCTGCAGTTGGCCCGCATGTTCGACGGCTATGTCGAAGGGATCGCGATCACCCCGGATTATCCGGTCGTTCTCCCCGTCGACATCGCCATCGGCGTGCCCTCCCCGATCACACCGGAGAACCGCCTGGAGATGGCGCGGGCCTGCCGGGAGCGCTTCGAAGCCTTCATGACGACGAAGCAGATCTCGCGCTCAGTCGCAGGCGTGACGGGGCCGAGTTTTGGCTGGCGCCAGGACGGGCTGATGGAGGACGCCTTTCTCGGCGCCTATGGAAGGGTTTTCGATATCGCGGTCGTCGGGCGCCCCGACGGGTCCAACGGCCAGACTCGCCTCTCCACGGTTGAAGCCGCCCTGTTCGAGACGGGACGCCCAGTTCTGATCGCTCCACCTGTGCCGACCCGGACCTTCGGCGAGACCGCCGTCATCGCCTGGAACCGGAGCACGGAAACGGCCCGCGCCGTTCTGGGATCGATGCCGCTGCTCAAGAAGGCCCGGCGCATCGTCGTGCTCGAACTCGACGATTGGGGCGTGCCCGGGCCCTCCGGGTCGGAGCTGGCCCGGCACCTGAGAATGCACGACCTGCCCGCCGAGACCGTCATGGCGCCGGACCCATCGAACCGGCCCGGCGAAACCATCCTGACTGAGGCGACGGCGCTCGGCTGCGACCTTCTCGTCAAGGGCGCCTATACCCAAAGCCGCCTGCGGCAGATGTTCTTCGGCGGCGCCACGAGCCATATTCTGAGCAACACGGCCATGCCGGTTCTGATGGCCCACTGA
- a CDS encoding DMT family transporter — protein MSSSGSSSAQKVRSGTLVGIGLMLLGVFMFALNDVMGKWLVATYSVGQVLLLRSIAALAVLLPIMRQRKVPFAIPPQPGLHAVRITLSTLEVACFYWAVTYLPLADVMTYYLAGPIYVAAFAAFWLGERIDKPRIIAIGLGFVGVLIALRPSPATLSLPALIALAGSLFYSLLMITTRKLRETDDATLVFGQILGTLIFGLVAAPLAWVTPGPLDLAGLLVLGIVSMAAHVCVNRSLKIAPASVVAPYQYTLIVWAIVLGYLAFGDVVGFWTLVGAAIICGAGLALILLEREAARRGREAKDIETPVLPEA, from the coding sequence ATGAGTTCCTCCGGTTCGTCTTCCGCCCAAAAAGTCCGCTCGGGCACGCTCGTCGGCATCGGCCTAATGCTGCTGGGCGTGTTCATGTTCGCCCTGAACGACGTCATGGGAAAATGGCTCGTGGCCACCTATTCCGTCGGGCAAGTCCTGCTCCTGCGCAGCATCGCGGCCCTTGCGGTTCTCCTGCCCATCATGCGCCAGCGGAAGGTGCCCTTCGCCATCCCGCCGCAGCCGGGCCTGCATGCTGTCCGGATCACGCTGTCGACCCTCGAGGTCGCGTGCTTCTACTGGGCCGTCACCTATCTGCCGCTTGCGGACGTGATGACCTATTACCTCGCCGGGCCAATCTACGTGGCGGCCTTTGCGGCCTTCTGGCTCGGCGAGAGGATCGACAAGCCTCGCATCATCGCCATCGGGCTCGGCTTCGTCGGCGTTCTCATCGCGCTTCGCCCGTCGCCGGCCACCCTGTCGCTGCCGGCCCTCATCGCCCTCGCCGGAAGCCTTTTCTACTCGCTCCTGATGATCACCACCCGCAAGCTGCGGGAAACGGACGACGCGACGCTCGTGTTCGGCCAGATTCTCGGCACCCTGATCTTCGGCCTCGTTGCCGCACCGCTCGCCTGGGTCACGCCCGGGCCGCTCGATCTGGCAGGTCTCTTGGTCCTCGGCATCGTGTCCATGGCCGCCCATGTCTGCGTCAACCGTTCGCTAAAGATAGCGCCGGCCTCCGTGGTCGCGCCCTATCAATACACGCTGATCGTCTGGGCCATCGTGCTCGGCTATCTGGCGTTCGGCGACGTCGTCGGTTTCTGGACGCTCGTCGGAGCCGCCATCATCTGCGGTGCCGGACTGGCTTTGATCCTCCTGGAACGCGAGGCCGCCCGTCGCGGCCGCGAGGCGAAGGACATCGAGACACCCGTGCTGCCGGAGGCCTGA
- a CDS encoding SMP-30/gluconolactonase/LRE family protein, whose protein sequence is MYRDVAVVLDDRFRRLFIGSARLEKLAEGCRWAEGPAYFPAGRYLIWSDIPNDRMMRFDETSNAVSVFRHPAGHSNGNTVDRQGRLVTCEHGNRRVSRTEHDGSITVLASHYQGKRLNSPNDAVVKSDGSIWFTDPAYGIDSDYEGHKSDSEVGACHVYRIDPQSGDVCIVADDFVRPNGIAFSPDERRLYVVDTGATHVADGPRHIRVFDVDDKGNLSGGGVFATCTEGLFDGFRLDEAGRIWTSAGDGVHCYESDGTLIGKILVPEVVANVAFGGPKRNRLYICATTSLYAIMLPVNGAKTF, encoded by the coding sequence ATGTACAGGGATGTCGCCGTTGTCCTCGACGATCGCTTCAGGCGCCTGTTCATCGGATCGGCGCGGCTGGAAAAGCTGGCGGAGGGCTGCCGCTGGGCGGAAGGGCCCGCCTATTTCCCGGCCGGGCGCTATCTGATCTGGAGCGACATTCCCAACGACCGCATGATGCGCTTCGACGAGACCTCGAATGCGGTCAGCGTCTTTCGCCATCCTGCCGGCCATTCCAACGGCAACACGGTCGACCGCCAGGGCCGCCTCGTCACCTGCGAGCACGGCAACCGGCGTGTGAGCCGGACCGAGCATGACGGCTCCATCACCGTGCTGGCGAGCCACTATCAAGGCAAGCGCCTCAACAGCCCCAACGATGCGGTGGTGAAATCCGACGGGTCGATCTGGTTCACCGACCCTGCCTATGGCATCGATTCCGACTACGAGGGCCACAAGTCCGACAGCGAGGTCGGCGCCTGCCATGTCTACCGCATCGATCCGCAGTCGGGCGACGTGTGCATCGTCGCCGACGACTTCGTGCGTCCGAACGGGATCGCCTTCTCGCCCGACGAGCGGCGTCTCTATGTCGTCGATACCGGCGCAACCCATGTGGCGGACGGCCCGCGCCATATCCGCGTCTTCGATGTCGACGACAAGGGAAATCTCTCCGGAGGCGGCGTCTTCGCGACCTGCACGGAGGGCCTGTTCGACGGTTTCCGGCTGGACGAGGCGGGGCGAATCTGGACCAGCGCCGGCGATGGCGTCCATTGCTACGAGAGCGACGGCACGCTGATCGGCAAGATCCTGGTGCCGGAAGTTGTGGCGAACGTGGCCTTCGGCGGCCCGAAGCGCAACCGCCTCTACATCTGCGCCACAACCTCGCTCTACGCAATCATGCTGCCGGTCAATGGCGCCAAGACGTTCTAG
- a CDS encoding ABC transporter ATP-binding protein codes for MTEPLLQLSGVHTHIGPYHILHGVDFAVPAGELTMLLGRNGAGKTTTLRTIMGLWQASSGRIVFDGRDITSASTPDIARSGIAYVPEAMGIFTDLTVRENIVLAARSGPVDKKRLDWILGLFPALKRFWNLPAGNLSGGQKQMLAIARAIAEPRRLLLIDEPTKGLAPVMVRSMIEAFKALKASGETILLVEQNFYAASALGDNVVVMDDGRIVHAGAMRELVTDKNLQQRLLGLSLDAHQ; via the coding sequence GTGACTGAGCCCCTCCTGCAGCTTTCCGGCGTGCATACGCATATCGGTCCGTATCATATCCTTCACGGCGTGGACTTTGCTGTCCCCGCGGGCGAGCTGACCATGCTGCTCGGCCGCAACGGCGCCGGCAAGACGACGACGCTGCGCACCATCATGGGCCTGTGGCAGGCCTCCTCCGGCCGCATCGTTTTCGACGGCCGCGACATCACCTCGGCATCCACGCCCGACATTGCGCGCTCGGGCATCGCCTATGTGCCGGAGGCCATGGGCATCTTCACCGATTTGACGGTGCGCGAAAACATCGTGCTCGCGGCGCGCAGCGGGCCGGTCGACAAGAAACGGCTCGACTGGATCCTCGGCCTGTTCCCCGCTCTCAAGCGCTTCTGGAACCTGCCGGCGGGCAATCTCTCTGGTGGGCAGAAGCAGATGCTCGCCATTGCCCGCGCCATCGCCGAGCCACGGCGTCTCCTGCTCATCGACGAACCGACCAAGGGTCTCGCGCCCGTCATGGTGCGCTCCATGATCGAGGCCTTCAAGGCTCTGAAGGCCTCAGGCGAGACGATCCTGTTGGTGGAGCAGAATTTCTATGCGGCCTCGGCGCTCGGCGATAATGTGGTCGTCATGGACGACGGGCGCATCGTGCATGCCGGCGCCATGCGCGAGCTTGTCACGGACAAGAACCTGCAACAGCGTCTGCTCGGTCTCTCTCTGGATGCGCATCAATGA